One window of the Chryseobacterium camelliae genome contains the following:
- the fdhD gene encoding formate dehydrogenase accessory sulfurtransferase FdhD codes for MKAGILEHNSVQKIEIVKVKDSLGFPCTDDISVEEPLEIRVSYDAELQKITRNISVTMRTPGNDAELAVGFLFTEGIIAGRENVKDVYHSPAVCSRTGENTVVVELAGGYTPKLMNTDRNFYTTSSCGVCGKGSIESIRTVSTFRDLEKKPQRIALETLYQLPEKLRTFQNNFSATGGIHASGLFDVNGNLLALREDVGRHNALDKLIGNALMAGQLPLTDRILLLSGRASFELIQKAAMAGIPVVVAIGAPSSLAVDLAKEFDMTLLGFLRDNRFNIYHESSHIKIEMDRKD; via the coding sequence ATGAAAGCCGGTATCCTGGAGCATAATTCCGTACAGAAGATAGAGATTGTCAAAGTGAAAGACAGCCTGGGCTTTCCGTGTACCGATGATATTTCTGTGGAGGAACCTCTGGAAATTCGGGTTTCCTATGACGCTGAGCTACAGAAAATCACCAGGAATATCTCCGTTACCATGCGGACGCCGGGAAATGATGCTGAACTGGCAGTAGGCTTCCTTTTTACCGAAGGCATTATTGCAGGCCGGGAAAACGTAAAAGACGTATATCATTCCCCGGCTGTCTGTTCCAGGACCGGCGAGAATACGGTTGTTGTTGAGCTTGCAGGAGGCTATACACCCAAACTCATGAATACCGACCGTAATTTCTATACCACATCCAGCTGCGGAGTATGCGGAAAGGGATCTATAGAATCCATCAGGACCGTGAGTACATTTCGGGATCTGGAAAAGAAACCGCAGAGAATAGCGTTGGAAACGCTTTATCAGCTGCCTGAAAAACTCCGGACATTCCAGAATAATTTCAGTGCAACCGGCGGCATCCATGCTTCGGGACTGTTTGATGTAAACGGGAATCTTTTGGCTTTGCGCGAGGATGTCGGACGGCACAATGCCCTGGATAAGCTGATCGGAAATGCATTGATGGCGGGACAATTGCCCCTCACAGACCGGATCCTGCTGCTCAGCGGAAGGGCAAGTTTTGAACTGATCCAGAAAGCAGCCATGGCAGGAATCCCTGTGGTGGTGGCGATAGGGGCGCCTTCGAGCCTGGCCGTAGACCTTGCGAAAGAATTTGATATGACCCTTCTTGGCTTCCTTCGGGACAACCGGTTCAATATCTACCATGAAAGCAGCCATATAAAAATA